In Parus major isolate Abel chromosome 3, Parus_major1.1, whole genome shotgun sequence, the following are encoded in one genomic region:
- the CRISP2 gene encoding cysteine-rich secretory protein 2, translating into MHNEIRRSVIPTARNMLKMVWSDKAAKNAQKWASQCGMKISPRDKRVINGVTCGENVLLSSYPRTWADAIQVWYSQSSNFKYGYGASSKNVNVESYTQLIWYNSYKVGCGVSYCPTGLYKYFYVCQYCPAGNNPMQIAMPYRSGPKCADCPGHCDRGLCTNPCKYQDLLGNCKNLKMLFGCSHSLVKKKCPASCKCTTQII; encoded by the exons ATGCACAATGAAATACGGAGATCTGTAATTCCCACAGCCAGGAACATGCTGAAGATG GTGTGGAGTGATAAAGCTGCCAAAAATGCTCAGAAATGGGCAAGTCAGTGTGGCATGAAAATCAGTCCAAGAGACAAGAGAGTTATTAATG GTGTCACCTGTGGTGAGAATGTGTTGCTGTCATCCTACCCAAGAACATGGGCTGATGCAATTCAAGTGTGGTACAGTCAGTCCTCCAATTTCAAGTATGGATATGGAGCAAGCTCGAAAAATGTCAATGTTGAGAGCTACACTCAG CTAATCTGGTACAACAGTTACAAGGTGGGATGTGGAGTTTCCTACTGTCCCACAGGCTTGTACAAGTACTTTTATGTTTGCCAGTACTGCCCTGC aggaaataaCCCGATGCAAATAGCTATGCCATACAGAAGTGGACCAAAATGTGCTGACTGTCCTGGCCACTGTGACAGAGGACTTTGCA ccaACCCTTGCAAGTATCAAGATCTACTTGGAAACtgcaaaaatctgaaaatgttgTTTGGCTGTAGTCACTCCCTGGTGAAGAAGAAGTGTCCTGCAAGCTGCAAATGCACCACTCAAATCATCTAA